In a single window of the Azospirillum thiophilum genome:
- a CDS encoding NADPH:quinone oxidoreductase family protein: MKALHCLSYGEPPELRIADVAEPEPGPGEALIAVEAVGIGGFDAVLLGGRYQERPEPPFIPGRELAGRVLAVGEGGDPALVAVRVAAIAFGGALAERAVARCDHCMATPPGMDAATAASILSAYATSLYALESCGRMRAGETVLVLGGAGTVGAAAIDIARGLGGRVVAAASSPEKLEFCRARGAELAVDYGDPDWRRAMTERLGGGVDLVLDPVGGTLSEPAFRSLAPGGRHLVVGFAAGEIPRIPLNLPLLKRASIVGVDWGGFMRTEPAANRTLLARLRALFDSGALRPERPAIHPLSALVPLLDDFRNRRSVGKPVIRPDFGTAAPAPGMEEHWAEQLGEQ; the protein is encoded by the coding sequence ATGAAGGCGCTGCACTGCCTGTCCTACGGCGAGCCGCCCGAACTGCGCATCGCCGACGTTGCGGAACCGGAACCCGGCCCCGGCGAGGCGCTGATCGCCGTCGAGGCGGTCGGGATCGGCGGCTTCGACGCGGTGCTGCTGGGCGGGCGCTACCAGGAACGCCCGGAACCGCCCTTCATTCCGGGCCGCGAACTGGCCGGGCGGGTGCTGGCGGTGGGGGAGGGCGGCGACCCGGCGCTGGTCGCCGTCCGGGTCGCCGCCATCGCCTTCGGGGGTGCCCTGGCCGAGCGCGCGGTGGCGCGCTGCGACCATTGCATGGCGACGCCGCCGGGCATGGATGCCGCCACCGCCGCCTCGATCCTCAGCGCCTATGCGACCAGCCTCTACGCGCTGGAGAGCTGCGGGCGGATGCGGGCCGGCGAGACGGTGCTGGTGCTGGGCGGTGCCGGAACGGTCGGGGCGGCGGCCATCGACATCGCGCGGGGGCTCGGCGGCCGGGTGGTCGCGGCGGCCTCCTCGCCGGAGAAGCTGGAGTTCTGCCGGGCGCGCGGTGCCGAACTGGCGGTCGATTACGGCGATCCCGACTGGCGCCGCGCGATGACGGAGCGGTTGGGCGGCGGCGTCGATCTGGTGCTCGACCCGGTGGGTGGCACCCTGTCCGAACCCGCCTTCCGCAGCCTCGCCCCCGGCGGGCGCCATCTGGTCGTCGGATTTGCCGCCGGAGAGATCCCGCGCATCCCCCTCAACCTGCCGCTCCTGAAGCGGGCGAGCATCGTCGGCGTCGATTGGGGCGGCTTCATGCGGACCGAGCCGGCGGCCAACCGGACGCTGCTGGCGCGCCTGCGCGCGCTGTTCGACAGCGGCGCGCTGCGGCCCGAGCGGCCCGCCATCCATCCGCTCTCCGCGCTGGTCCCGCTGCTGGACGATTTCCGCAACCGGCGCAGCGTGGGCAAGCCGGTCATCCGGCCCGATTTCGGGACCGCCGCGCCGGCGCCGGGCATGGAGGAGCATTGGGCGGAGCAATTGGGGGAGCAGTAG